A genomic segment from Polyangium mundeleinium encodes:
- a CDS encoding TolC family protein — protein MTSSRVFGGFSVLLVSLAAAGCGHGALDADVRDVNEFLAAQGAGRTPGGAARPSTTLPSEERWEEDPAEAPRILAKPLHAEAAVRLSLLLNRDLRASMYELGIARGRVVTAGLLPNPEVEVSLRAPQDPFQTLQADIGIEYDISRVILLPLRKGAAEAELAAERVRVAGQVLDTGYRARVAFYEVQARQGVLDLRARALAAYQAGYAAAEELHRVGNLPDVDLATQRAAVEASRIEVAEAENALLDARERLNLAIGLSGEQTSWTAPDPLPPPEVDTIDANGEKKALAASFELAEIAGRMQAAGKRVGVARAEGSLPHLSGGFHSEHDGRSWEIGGHVTVGLPIFDRAQGRVISAESELGVLRERYVATATTVRASLRMAQNRVESAGKRAKHFREVLIPAREKALAETILQYNAMQVGVFQVLEMQRRVTDTGIAYTETLLEYWKARAALEQILAGRHRSVGLAAPGVGSLGNGAADVGAGQDH, from the coding sequence ATGACGAGCTCCCGTGTTTTCGGTGGTTTTTCCGTACTGCTCGTTTCGCTCGCCGCGGCGGGGTGTGGCCACGGGGCCCTCGACGCGGACGTGCGCGACGTGAACGAGTTTCTGGCTGCGCAAGGGGCGGGGCGAACGCCGGGCGGCGCGGCGCGCCCCTCCACGACGCTCCCGTCCGAGGAGCGCTGGGAAGAGGACCCGGCCGAGGCCCCGCGTATCCTCGCCAAACCCTTGCACGCCGAGGCGGCCGTGCGCCTCTCGCTCCTCTTGAACCGCGATTTGCGGGCCTCGATGTACGAGCTCGGCATCGCCCGTGGCCGCGTCGTCACGGCGGGGCTCTTGCCGAACCCCGAGGTCGAGGTCTCGCTGCGCGCCCCGCAGGATCCTTTTCAAACCCTGCAAGCCGACATCGGGATCGAATACGACATCTCGCGGGTGATCCTCTTGCCCTTGCGCAAGGGCGCGGCCGAGGCGGAGCTCGCGGCCGAGCGGGTGCGCGTCGCGGGGCAGGTGCTCGACACGGGGTATCGGGCGCGGGTCGCATTTTACGAGGTGCAGGCGCGCCAAGGCGTGCTCGATCTGCGGGCGCGCGCGCTCGCCGCGTACCAGGCCGGGTATGCCGCGGCGGAGGAGCTTCACCGCGTGGGCAACCTGCCGGACGTGGACCTCGCGACGCAACGCGCGGCCGTGGAGGCGTCGCGGATCGAGGTCGCGGAGGCGGAGAATGCGCTGCTCGACGCGCGGGAGCGGCTCAACCTGGCGATTGGTTTGTCAGGGGAGCAGACCTCGTGGACGGCGCCGGACCCGCTGCCGCCCCCCGAGGTGGATACGATCGACGCGAATGGGGAGAAAAAGGCGCTCGCGGCGAGCTTCGAGCTCGCGGAGATCGCGGGGCGGATGCAGGCCGCGGGCAAGCGCGTGGGGGTGGCGCGCGCGGAGGGCAGCCTGCCGCACCTCTCGGGCGGGTTTCATAGCGAGCACGACGGCCGGAGCTGGGAGATCGGCGGGCACGTGACAGTGGGGCTGCCGATCTTCGATCGGGCGCAGGGCCGCGTGATCAGCGCGGAGAGCGAGCTCGGGGTCTTGCGCGAGCGGTACGTGGCGACGGCGACGACGGTGCGGGCGAGCCTCCGCATGGCGCAGAACCGCGTCGAGTCCGCGGGCAAACGGGCGAAGCACTTCCGGGAGGTGCTGATCCCCGCCCGGGAGAAGGCGCTCGCCGAGACGATCTTGCAATACAACGCGATGCAGGTCGGCGTGTTCCAGGTGCTCGAAATGCAGCGCCGGGTGACGGACACGGGCATCGCGTACACGGAGACGCTGCTCGAATACTGGAAGGCGCGCGCAGCGCTGGAGCAGATCCTCGCGGGCCGGCATCGATCGGTCGGGCTCGCGGCGCCGGGCGTCGGGAGCCTCGGCAATGGCGCGGCGGACGTCGGGGCAGGGCAGGATCACTGA
- a CDS encoding copper oxidase — protein sequence MDRRDFVKIGAAIGGALVAQGALAQGAPDKNAGKRPRRAGPFPGGQPAVVTPNGATLPLVEKDGVKIGHLVAMPVKHTFAPGLDAECWGYNGRVHGPTIEVVEGDRVRFYVTNRLPEPTTVHWHGVILPNGMDGVAGVTQKPIEPRETHVYEFTFSKAGTFMYHPHYDEMTQMALGMVGMIVVHPKNPKGPRVDRDFALVTHEWAIPAGTRRPDPNEMTDFNVLTFNAKAYPGTAPLVVGKGERVRIRLGNLSAMDHHPIHLHGLTFEVVGTDGGEVPVSARFPETTVLVPTGSVRVIEFVPTESGDWVMHCHMTHHMMNQMGHGFPVMVGANAKKIDARVQALVPDYMTMGHSGMGGMDDMKMPVPKNAIPMRGGKGPFSTIDMGGMFTILKVRDDPDAEDGTGWYVHPKGTVANKAESVKMKADGIDPDVTF from the coding sequence ATGGATCGACGTGATTTCGTGAAGATCGGCGCCGCGATCGGCGGCGCGCTCGTCGCCCAAGGCGCGCTCGCCCAGGGCGCGCCCGACAAGAACGCAGGCAAACGGCCGCGCCGCGCAGGGCCCTTTCCCGGCGGACAGCCGGCGGTCGTCACGCCCAACGGGGCGACGCTTCCGCTCGTCGAGAAGGACGGCGTCAAGATCGGCCACCTCGTGGCGATGCCGGTCAAGCACACGTTCGCCCCCGGTCTCGACGCCGAATGCTGGGGGTACAATGGCCGGGTGCACGGCCCCACGATCGAGGTCGTCGAGGGCGACCGCGTGCGCTTTTACGTCACGAACCGCCTCCCCGAGCCGACGACCGTGCACTGGCACGGCGTCATCCTCCCGAACGGCATGGACGGCGTCGCGGGCGTCACGCAAAAGCCGATCGAGCCGCGGGAGACGCACGTCTACGAGTTCACGTTCTCGAAGGCGGGGACGTTCATGTACCACCCCCATTACGACGAGATGACGCAGATGGCGCTCGGCATGGTGGGGATGATCGTGGTGCACCCGAAGAACCCGAAGGGCCCGCGCGTGGACCGCGATTTCGCGCTCGTCACCCACGAATGGGCGATCCCCGCCGGCACGCGGCGGCCGGATCCGAACGAGATGACGGATTTCAACGTGCTCACGTTCAACGCGAAGGCCTACCCGGGCACGGCGCCGCTCGTCGTGGGCAAGGGCGAGCGCGTGCGCATCCGGCTCGGCAACCTCTCGGCGATGGATCACCACCCCATTCACCTGCACGGTTTGACCTTCGAGGTCGTGGGGACCGACGGCGGCGAGGTCCCGGTCTCGGCGCGTTTCCCCGAGACGACGGTGCTCGTGCCGACGGGCAGCGTGCGGGTCATCGAGTTCGTGCCCACGGAGTCGGGCGACTGGGTCATGCATTGCCACATGACCCACCACATGATGAACCAGATGGGCCACGGCTTTCCCGTGATGGTCGGCGCGAACGCCAAGAAGATCGACGCGCGGGTGCAGGCGCTCGTGCCCGACTACATGACGATGGGCCATTCCGGCATGGGCGGGATGGACGACATGAAGATGCCTGTCCCGAAAAACGCGATCCCCATGCGTGGTGGCAAAGGTCCGTTCTCGACGATCGACATGGGCGGCATGTTCACGATCCTGAAGGTGCGCGACGACCCGGACGCCGAGGATGGGACCGGCTGGTACGTGCACCCGAAGGGGACGGTGGCGAACAAGGCTGAGAGCGTGAAAATGAAGGCAGATGGGATTGATCCCGATGTGACCTTCTGA
- a CDS encoding ATP-binding protein → MAPRGVQDAAVEGWLAGGGEMGALMRSFDWSRTSLGPVSGWPRSLKTMAGVVLNTRFPMVVWWGPELLQAVYNDAFQPMLGNKHPALGAPSAEVWAEVWDVAGPMAQSVLEGAPATWEKHLLLWMQRRGFVEETYFTFSYSPIPDDDGRVGGVLNTVHETTEQIQDDRQLRMLRDLAAHSAEAQSAEEACRTAATIFASNQADLPFALLYLADGREGEARLVGESGLAGYEGPAKPAVHPVRGESSRAAWPLAEAARTGRKVLVEDLAARFGVLPGGGWGSPPERAIVLPLVRTGQPEPYGFLVAGLSPHRLIDERYCGLFRLAADQVVTTISNVRAYEEARARAEALAAIDRAKTAFFSNASHELRTPLTLILGPVEDALASGAGVLAGEGLRWVHRSTIRLAKLVNALLDVSQIEAGRIRAAYEPTDLAGLTIDLASTFRSAFERAGLGFEVDCPALPEPVFVDPDMWEKIVLNLLSNALKFTFEGKVRVALRAAGSHVELTVEDTGTGIAAHELPLLFDRFHRVQGARARTHEGSGIGLALVQELARLHGGRAEVTSELGRGTRFLVVIPFGVAHLPADRVRSEPSPASARLRAAAPYVEEARRWLPGEDADADGASDLALPPARGALASPPNARILLADDNADMRGYVGRILGEHWKVEAVGDGAAALEAARASRPDLVLTDVMMPNLDGFGLLRALRDDAALCDVPVIMLSARAGDECRVEGLQAGVDDYLSKPFSARELVARVALHLQLAELRHRAVREREKMYALFMQAPVAIASLRGPRHVFELANPHYEVMVGKTNLAGRAYVDVFPELADHPIIGILDRVYTTGVPYVTDELELDIDRGSGHVEESYFGFNLYPVRGESGEPEGFLCVAVDVTERVLARKRLEEAMQEREELLVREQEARRQAEAANRSKDEFLAMLGHELRNPLAPITTALYLMRMRAGDVAARERAVIERQVKHLAQLVDDLLDVSRITRGKVELKKERLEVAEVVAKAIEMASPLLEQRRHHLTVEVPSRGLVVDGDGTRLAQVMSNLLTNAAKYTESGGQIAVEAERRGRDVEIRVRDNGIGIAADVLPSIFDFFVQDRQSIDRAQGGLGLGLAIVRNLVTMHGGTVSARSEGKGRGSEFVVRLPGVAGLSEGDAARTWGDAPVGAAVRGRAGHRILVVDDNEDAAMLLAESLGSLGHQTQVASDGPSALRLAEKFRPDIALLDIGLPVMDGYELAHRLREQPELDQLRLIAVTGYGQASDRSLSQKAGFDAHLVKPVQFDRLAGLVEELFGQEGEE, encoded by the coding sequence ATGGCTCCGCGTGGTGTCCAGGATGCAGCGGTCGAGGGCTGGCTCGCCGGCGGCGGCGAGATGGGCGCTTTGATGCGCTCGTTCGATTGGTCGCGGACCTCGCTCGGCCCGGTCTCGGGCTGGCCGAGGAGCCTGAAGACGATGGCCGGCGTCGTGCTCAACACGCGCTTTCCGATGGTGGTCTGGTGGGGGCCGGAGCTCCTCCAGGCCGTCTACAACGACGCCTTCCAGCCCATGCTGGGCAACAAGCACCCCGCGCTGGGGGCCCCCAGCGCCGAGGTATGGGCCGAGGTATGGGACGTCGCAGGTCCCATGGCGCAAAGCGTGCTCGAGGGCGCGCCCGCGACCTGGGAAAAACATCTGCTGCTCTGGATGCAGCGGCGCGGGTTCGTCGAGGAGACATATTTCACGTTCTCCTACAGCCCCATCCCCGACGACGACGGGCGCGTGGGCGGCGTGCTCAACACGGTGCACGAGACGACCGAGCAGATCCAGGACGACCGGCAGCTCCGGATGTTACGCGACCTCGCGGCCCACTCCGCCGAAGCACAATCGGCCGAGGAGGCGTGCCGCACGGCCGCCACGATCTTCGCGTCGAACCAGGCCGATCTGCCCTTCGCGTTGCTCTACCTCGCCGACGGGCGTGAAGGGGAAGCGAGGCTCGTCGGCGAGAGCGGGCTTGCCGGATACGAAGGCCCGGCCAAACCCGCGGTGCACCCGGTCCGAGGCGAGAGCTCGCGCGCCGCGTGGCCCCTCGCCGAGGCGGCGCGTACGGGGCGGAAGGTCCTCGTGGAGGACCTCGCCGCGCGGTTCGGCGTCCTGCCCGGCGGCGGATGGGGCAGCCCGCCGGAGCGCGCGATCGTCCTGCCCCTCGTGCGCACCGGGCAACCCGAGCCGTACGGCTTCCTCGTGGCCGGCCTGAGCCCGCATCGCCTGATCGACGAGCGGTACTGCGGCCTCTTCCGGCTCGCGGCCGATCAGGTCGTCACGACGATCAGCAACGTCCGCGCCTACGAGGAGGCGCGCGCCCGCGCCGAGGCGCTCGCCGCGATCGATCGCGCCAAGACGGCCTTTTTCAGCAACGCGAGCCACGAGCTGCGCACGCCGCTCACCCTGATCCTCGGGCCGGTCGAGGACGCGCTCGCCTCGGGCGCGGGGGTGCTCGCGGGCGAGGGCCTGCGGTGGGTGCATCGGAGCACGATCCGGCTCGCGAAGCTCGTCAACGCGCTGCTCGACGTCTCGCAGATCGAGGCCGGTCGTATCCGCGCCGCATACGAGCCGACCGACCTCGCGGGGCTGACGATCGACCTCGCGAGCACGTTTCGTTCGGCCTTCGAGCGGGCGGGGCTCGGGTTCGAGGTCGATTGCCCGGCGCTGCCGGAGCCGGTCTTCGTCGACCCCGACATGTGGGAGAAGATCGTGCTGAACCTGCTCTCGAACGCGCTCAAGTTCACGTTCGAGGGGAAGGTCCGTGTGGCCTTGCGGGCGGCCGGGAGCCACGTCGAGCTCACGGTCGAGGACACGGGCACGGGGATCGCCGCGCACGAGCTGCCGCTCCTCTTCGATCGGTTCCACCGCGTTCAGGGCGCGCGGGCGCGCACGCACGAGGGCTCGGGCATCGGGCTCGCGCTGGTGCAGGAGCTCGCGCGGCTGCACGGCGGGCGCGCCGAGGTCACGAGTGAGCTCGGCCGAGGGACGAGGTTCCTGGTGGTGATCCCGTTCGGCGTGGCGCACCTGCCCGCGGATCGCGTCCGATCCGAGCCGTCGCCGGCGTCGGCCCGGCTCCGCGCGGCGGCGCCGTACGTGGAAGAAGCGCGGAGGTGGCTGCCCGGCGAGGACGCGGACGCCGACGGCGCGTCGGACTTGGCCCTTCCGCCTGCGAGGGGCGCGCTCGCGTCGCCCCCGAACGCGCGCATCCTGCTCGCCGACGACAACGCCGACATGCGCGGGTACGTCGGGCGCATCCTCGGCGAGCACTGGAAGGTCGAGGCGGTCGGGGACGGCGCGGCGGCGCTCGAAGCCGCGCGCGCGTCGCGGCCGGACCTCGTGCTCACGGACGTGATGATGCCGAACCTCGACGGCTTCGGGCTCTTGCGCGCGCTGCGCGACGACGCGGCGCTCTGCGACGTGCCGGTGATCATGCTCTCGGCGCGCGCGGGCGACGAGTGTCGCGTCGAGGGCCTCCAGGCGGGCGTGGACGACTACCTGTCGAAGCCGTTCTCCGCGCGCGAGCTCGTGGCGCGCGTGGCGCTCCACCTGCAGCTCGCCGAGCTGCGGCACCGCGCGGTGCGGGAGCGGGAGAAGATGTACGCGCTCTTCATGCAAGCGCCGGTGGCGATCGCGTCGCTCCGCGGCCCGCGGCACGTCTTCGAGCTGGCGAACCCGCACTACGAGGTGATGGTGGGCAAGACGAACCTGGCGGGCCGGGCGTACGTCGACGTCTTCCCGGAGCTCGCAGACCACCCCATCATCGGCATCCTCGACCGGGTGTACACGACCGGCGTCCCCTACGTGACCGACGAGCTCGAGCTCGACATCGATCGCGGGAGCGGCCACGTGGAGGAGTCGTACTTCGGCTTCAACCTGTATCCCGTGCGCGGGGAGTCCGGGGAGCCGGAGGGGTTCTTGTGCGTGGCCGTCGACGTGACGGAGCGGGTGCTGGCGCGCAAGCGGCTGGAAGAGGCGATGCAGGAGCGGGAGGAGCTGCTCGTGCGGGAGCAGGAGGCGCGGCGCCAGGCCGAGGCGGCGAACCGGTCGAAGGACGAGTTCTTGGCAATGCTGGGGCACGAGCTGCGCAACCCGCTCGCGCCGATCACGACGGCGCTGTACCTCATGCGCATGCGCGCGGGCGACGTGGCCGCGCGGGAGCGTGCGGTGATCGAGCGGCAGGTGAAGCACCTCGCGCAGCTCGTGGACGATCTCCTGGACGTCTCGCGGATCACGCGGGGAAAGGTGGAGCTGAAGAAGGAGCGGCTCGAGGTCGCGGAGGTGGTGGCGAAGGCCATCGAAATGGCGAGCCCGCTCTTGGAGCAGCGGCGGCACCACCTGACGGTCGAGGTGCCCTCGCGGGGCCTCGTGGTGGACGGGGACGGGACGCGTCTCGCGCAGGTGATGTCGAATCTGCTGACGAACGCAGCCAAGTACACGGAGTCGGGCGGGCAGATCGCGGTGGAGGCGGAGCGGCGCGGGCGCGACGTGGAGATCCGGGTGCGCGACAACGGAATCGGGATCGCCGCGGACGTGCTGCCGAGCATCTTCGATTTCTTCGTGCAGGACCGGCAATCCATCGACCGCGCGCAAGGAGGGCTCGGGCTGGGTCTGGCGATCGTGCGGAACCTCGTGACGATGCACGGAGGGACGGTGTCAGCGCGGAGCGAGGGGAAGGGGCGAGGGAGCGAATTCGTAGTGCGGCTCCCGGGCGTGGCGGGGCTCTCCGAGGGGGACGCGGCGCGGACGTGGGGAGATGCGCCGGTGGGAGCAGCGGTGAGAGGGCGAGCGGGGCATCGAATTCTGGTGGTGGATGACAATGAGGACGCGGCCATGCTGCTGGCGGAGTCGCTGGGGAGCCTGGGGCATCAGACGCAGGTGGCGTCGGACGGGCCATCGGCCTTGCGGCTGGCCGAGAAGTTCCGGCCAGACATCGCGCTGCTCGATATCGGTCTGCCGGTGATGGACGGGTACGAGCTGGCGCATCGGCTGCGGGAACAGCCGGAGCTCGACCAGCTCCGGTTGATTGCGGTGACGGGATATGGCCAGGCGTCGGATCGGTCCTTGTCGCAGAAGGCCGGATTCGATGCCCATCTGGTGAAGCCGGTGCAATTCGATCGGCTGGCGGGGCTCGTCGAGGAGCTCTTCGGCCAGGAGGGGGAGGAGTAG
- a CDS encoding PAS domain S-box protein — MSTKGDTESCSRLIASYQKASMAFGVAALVIAVLVMMGWAFDVEVLKRITMRFPSMKMNTAVSFAWMGLAVLVLHAEEKAKVRSRGKDVLLLLCGGVVTCLAVATLAEYLWGLDLPIDEALVADRSPAPSPTHPGRMGPLTALKLALLGLSLLTLQLSKRRSFLWQLPVLLSFFLSMLGLLGYLYGAHTMATVLPYSSVAIHTEIAFALLSLGLLFARPRVGVMSVFVSGKPGSLLAKRMLPAAILTLVMLGLLVQLGNSRRIFDLGFSLVLIVTLGTTILSAILWRTSEKLDRLDDAREKAAYHLKLMIEHAAGAVAMFDRNMKYLWVSRRWISDFRLEAVDCVGKSHYEVFPEVPDWWKDVHRRCLAGAVERCDEDRFERADGTVTWIRWEVRPWHEDGDEIGGILMFVENITQRKLAEEALKKANAELERRVEQRTQQVALQAEILHNMAEGACLVKASDGSIVHTNPKFEAMFGYAPGELIGQHVSMLNFEDVAGGAQELARRLVSTILAQNVTTCEVQNVRKDGAPFWCRVTASQFRHPEHGLVLVAVHDDITAKRTSEEALRRSEQRYRDLVELAADGIFVVDAAGRCIDVNGAGCGMLGLSRDELVGTALLDRIAPDAASRFQAAMRRLAEPGTVDVAEWDLQKKDGTYLPVEISAKSSPDGRLLSFVRDISERKRAERAREVAERRYRSLVESAHDAIVVVDARGRIKLVNKQIECLFGYEPEEVIDQPVEMLIPERYREQHIGYRTEYVANPHARQMGAGLDLYAARRDGSEFPIDVSLSPGVVDGELQVTAIIRDVTARKNIETQLREAIRTREDVVAIVSHDLKNPLSAILMNARLLNRLRPTDPDVRARLSKIADSVDRSATVMQRLIMSILDFAKIQSGTFVVEPEVHDIRAIVDICCESIEALAAARSIHVTHEFDPELPRIFADHDRILQVFSNLLGNAIKFTPEGGVVTVHAHRSDRYIEICVSDTGPGIPDAQLPHLFERYWQAKETARLGSGLGLAIAKGIVEAHGGRIWAESTLGHGSTFHFTVPTAEPARSRVSA, encoded by the coding sequence ATGAGCACGAAGGGCGACACCGAATCTTGTAGCCGGCTCATCGCATCGTACCAGAAAGCATCGATGGCATTCGGCGTCGCCGCGCTCGTGATCGCGGTGCTCGTGATGATGGGCTGGGCGTTCGACGTGGAGGTGCTGAAGCGCATCACGATGCGCTTCCCGTCGATGAAGATGAACACGGCGGTATCCTTCGCATGGATGGGGCTCGCCGTCCTCGTGCTTCACGCCGAGGAAAAAGCCAAGGTTCGCTCCCGAGGGAAAGACGTCCTCCTCTTGCTCTGCGGCGGCGTCGTGACCTGCCTGGCCGTCGCGACGCTCGCCGAATACCTGTGGGGGCTCGATCTACCCATCGACGAAGCGCTCGTCGCGGATCGAAGCCCCGCCCCTTCTCCGACCCACCCGGGGCGAATGGGGCCGCTCACGGCCCTGAAGCTCGCGTTGCTGGGCCTCTCGCTGCTCACCCTACAGCTCTCCAAGCGCCGGAGCTTTCTGTGGCAACTCCCGGTGCTCCTCAGCTTCTTCCTCTCCATGCTGGGGCTGCTCGGATATCTCTACGGCGCCCACACGATGGCCACGGTCTTGCCCTACTCCTCCGTGGCGATTCACACCGAGATCGCGTTCGCGCTGCTCTCGCTCGGCCTGCTCTTCGCCCGACCGCGCGTCGGCGTGATGTCCGTCTTCGTGAGCGGCAAGCCCGGGAGCCTCCTGGCGAAACGAATGCTCCCAGCGGCCATCCTGACGCTGGTGATGCTCGGCCTCCTCGTCCAACTGGGAAACAGCCGCCGAATCTTCGATCTCGGCTTCTCGCTCGTGCTCATCGTCACGCTCGGAACGACCATCCTGTCCGCCATCCTCTGGCGGACTTCAGAGAAACTCGACCGGCTGGACGATGCGCGGGAAAAAGCCGCCTATCACCTGAAGCTCATGATCGAGCACGCCGCCGGAGCCGTCGCGATGTTCGATCGGAACATGAAATACCTCTGGGTGAGCCGCCGATGGATCTCCGACTTTCGCCTGGAGGCGGTGGACTGCGTGGGCAAGTCTCATTACGAGGTCTTCCCCGAAGTACCAGACTGGTGGAAAGACGTGCACCGTCGCTGCCTCGCCGGCGCGGTCGAGCGCTGCGACGAGGATCGCTTCGAGCGGGCCGACGGCACCGTCACATGGATCCGGTGGGAGGTCCGTCCCTGGCACGAGGACGGTGACGAGATCGGCGGCATTCTGATGTTCGTCGAAAACATCACGCAGAGGAAGCTCGCGGAGGAGGCGCTAAAAAAAGCAAACGCGGAGCTGGAACGGCGGGTCGAGCAGCGTACACAGCAGGTGGCGCTTCAAGCGGAGATCCTGCACAACATGGCCGAAGGAGCCTGCCTGGTGAAGGCCTCCGACGGGTCGATCGTCCACACGAACCCGAAATTCGAAGCCATGTTCGGGTATGCCCCCGGAGAGCTCATCGGGCAGCACGTGTCGATGCTGAATTTCGAGGACGTCGCCGGAGGCGCGCAGGAGCTCGCGCGTCGGCTGGTGTCGACCATTCTTGCGCAAAACGTCACGACCTGCGAGGTCCAGAACGTCCGGAAGGACGGGGCGCCGTTCTGGTGTCGCGTCACGGCGTCGCAATTCCGCCACCCCGAGCACGGGCTCGTCCTCGTCGCGGTGCACGACGACATCACCGCCAAAAGAACGAGCGAGGAGGCGCTTCGACGCAGCGAGCAGAGGTATCGAGATCTCGTCGAGCTCGCGGCCGACGGGATCTTCGTCGTCGACGCAGCGGGGCGCTGTATCGACGTGAATGGCGCGGGGTGCGGGATGCTGGGTCTCTCCCGGGACGAGCTCGTCGGGACAGCGCTCCTCGACAGAATCGCGCCCGACGCCGCATCGCGCTTCCAGGCCGCCATGCGGCGGCTGGCAGAGCCCGGGACCGTCGACGTCGCCGAATGGGACCTGCAGAAGAAGGACGGCACGTACCTACCGGTCGAGATCAGCGCCAAATCCTCACCCGACGGGAGGCTCTTGAGCTTCGTTCGCGACATCAGCGAGCGAAAACGGGCCGAACGCGCGCGTGAGGTCGCCGAGAGGCGTTATCGCAGCCTCGTGGAGAGCGCGCACGACGCGATCGTCGTGGTCGACGCCCGGGGGCGCATCAAGCTCGTGAACAAGCAGATCGAGTGCCTGTTCGGTTACGAGCCCGAGGAGGTGATCGATCAGCCGGTGGAGATGTTGATCCCCGAGCGGTACAGGGAACAGCACATCGGGTACAGGACCGAATACGTCGCGAATCCTCACGCTCGTCAAATGGGGGCCGGTCTCGATCTTTACGCAGCACGAAGAGACGGCAGCGAGTTTCCCATCGACGTCTCCCTGAGCCCGGGTGTCGTCGACGGCGAGCTGCAAGTCACCGCGATCATCCGCGACGTCACGGCGCGAAAGAACATCGAGACGCAGCTCCGTGAGGCGATTCGAACACGAGAAGACGTCGTGGCCATCGTGTCGCACGATCTGAAAAACCCGCTCTCCGCCATCCTGATGAACGCGCGTTTGCTGAACAGGCTTCGCCCCACCGATCCGGACGTGAGGGCGCGGCTCTCGAAAATAGCGGACAGCGTCGACCGCTCCGCGACGGTCATGCAACGGCTGATCATGAGCATCCTGGACTTCGCCAAGATCCAGTCGGGGACGTTCGTCGTGGAGCCCGAGGTCCACGACATTCGAGCCATCGTGGACATCTGCTGCGAATCGATCGAGGCCCTCGCAGCCGCGAGGTCGATCCACGTGACCCACGAGTTCGATCCCGAGCTCCCACGAATCTTCGCCGACCACGATCGAATCCTGCAGGTCTTCTCGAATCTCCTGGGAAACGCCATCAAATTCACGCCAGAAGGAGGCGTCGTCACCGTCCACGCCCATCGCTCCGACCGATACATCGAGATCTGCGTCTCCGACACCGGCCCCGGCATCCCCGACGCGCAACTCCCCCACCTCTTCGAGCGGTACTGGCAGGCGAAGGAGACGGCGAGGCTCGGATCAGGATTGGGCTTGGCGATCGCAAAGGGGATCGTCGAAGCCCACGGCGGGAGGATCTGGGCCGAGAGCACGCTCGGCCATGGCAGCACGTTCCATTTCACCGTGCCAACGGCCGAGCCTGCAAGATCACGCGTCAGCGCTTGA